TCCCCCGGTACAACCCCTTTGCATTGTCTGGCCGCGACTTGAGCTGGCGGCGGATCACCGTACCCCGTACCGTACGGTGCGATCGTCACACGGCATAGTAGAGGCCCCTGCAGGAGCAAACGCCACGGACTACCGGGCGGCCCTGGGGAGTTCCGCATTCGGCAGCAAAGCGAAATAACGGGGAGTTGACCCATCGATGGCGACACGTCGGGATGAGCTGAACGCTTACTCCTTCGCGCGCAGGCGCACGGTGGCGGCGTTTCTTCAGCCGTCACCGCACGGTTCGGAAGAGGCGGCACCGCGGCCCCTCAAGACCGTCCTGCCGAGTCTCGGTGTGGCGGCGCTGGTCCTCATCGGATTCGGCGCCTGGGGCATGCTCAGCCCGACCGCTCCGAAGGGCTGGGACCAACAGGGCAAGAACATCCTCGTCGGCAGCGAGTCGACGACGCGCTATGTACTGGTGAAGACCAAGGGCGAGAACAAGCTCAGCCTGCACCCGGTCCTCAACCTGGCGTCCGCCAAGCTGCTGCTGAACGGCGAGAACCCCCAGGTCATGAAGATCAAGGAGTCGGTGCTCGACAACAGCAAGTACCCGATGGGCGCGACCGTGGGGATTCCGTTCGCGCCGGACCGGTTGCCGTCGGCTTCGGACGCGGAGAAGGCCAAGGTCTGGGCGCTGTGCGAGGCGCCGGGCTCGGACGGGCAACCGGTGCGCGCGACGTACGTGCTGGACCAGGGCGACTACGACGACCTGCTGCACAAGGGGAAGAAGGAGCTGAACCAGCGGGAGGCCCTGTACGTCGAGGGCCCCGCCGCGTCCGGCGACACCAGTGGTCCGCGGTACATGGTCACCAGGGACGGGCAGGCCTACCTGCTGGGCGGTGTGGGCTGGAGGCTCCGGGGGGAGGAGTCGATGCAGACGCTGGAACGCGCGGTGTTCGGAGCCGCGACACCGCAGAAGGTCAGCGCGGACTTCATCAAGACGCTGCATGTCGCGGGCGACCTCGACTTCCCCGACCTGGGCGGGGACGTGGGATCGGTGGCGCACGTCGAGGGCCTCGATCCCAACTACTCCAAGGTGGGCCTGATCCTCGAGGCCGATGGTTCCATCGGCGGCAAGAAGCAGCAGTACATCGTGCTGAAGGACAAGGTCCAGGCCGTGTCGGACTTCACGGCGCAGATGTGGCTGCACAGCACCTGGGTGGACGGCGCGTACGGCTCCCAGAAGCCGGCACCGGTGGAGGTCAGGTTCAACGACGTCCAGCCGTCGGGCGGCGAGTGGATGAGCGAGAAGAACTGGCCCGAGGAGCCGGTGACCCCTGCCAACACGCACTGGGAGAAGGGCGGGAACAAGGTCGCGTGCAGCATCTGGCACGGCGGCAAGGACGACCCGCGGACCGGCCAGGACCAGATGACCGTCTGGACCGGCCAGGACTACCCGAAGGACGTCTCCCAGAGCGGTTCGAGCACCTACGTCTCGCCCGGCAGCGGCCTCCTGTTCAAGCGACTCACGGGTGCCGACGCCGGTGGCGGCAGCACCTTCCTCGTCACCGACACCGGCCTGCGCTACTCGGTCCCCGCACGCAACGACAGCTCGGTCACCGGCGGCGAGAAGGCCGACAACAACACCCAGCAGCAGACCAACACCGCCCAGGTCAGGCTCGGTTACGGCAAGATCAAGCCGGTCGCGGTGCCGGCCGCGTGGGCCGATCTGCTGGCGGCGGGGCCGGAGCTCAGCAGTGGCAACGCGGAGCAGGCGCAGGGGTCGTAGGGCAGGCGTCCGCACCGCAACGAGGGCTCTCCTCCAGGCTGTTGGGGCTGGGGGAGGGTCCTCGTGGTGTCTTCCTCGGTCGCCTTCGTTGGCTGCTTTGTTGGCCGCGCGCGTCGCGCGCGCATAGCAAACAACTTGTGAAAAAGGTGAGTTGAGTTCATCGCGATCTTGCTACAGAACTCTTCGGATGTTCGTTCTGTCGGCGGATGCGTCTAGAGTGGTGCCAGACCAGACTGGCTACGCCTGCGGCCCCTCGGCGGCGGTGTGCCGCGTGCGGGTCTACTCAGAACTCCTACGTCTCATGGGGGACACAACATGGCTGGACAGCAGTTCACCATGACCGAGGAGGAGATGGTCGCGTTCAGCGGCAAGATCTCCTCGGTCAACTCCTCGATCCAGGGCGAAATCTCCCGCCTGCAGACCGTGATCGACACGATCACGGGCGGCTGGAAGGGCTCGGCGGCCACCGCGTACAACAACCTGCAGTCGCAGGTGAACCAGGATGCCAACAAGATCAACCAGATCTTGAACGACATCAAGGAAGCGATCGACCAGAGCACCAAGGCCTACGCGGCTTCGGAAGAGGAGCAGCGCGCGTCCATCCAGAACATCGCGGCCTCGTCCCCCTTCGGATGATCGGACCCGTGCGCCGCGGCGCACGTCCGTGACCGACCATCCACACATCCGAGGAGACATAGAAGAGATGTCCGGGCAGATTCTTGTAAATTTCGCCACGATCTCCCAGGCCGCGCAGGACGTCCGCAGCACTGCGGGCAAGATCCGTACGCAGCTTGACGAGCTGGAGAGCGGTGTCAAGCGCATCTCCGCCAGCTGGGAAGGCACGGCGCAGGAGTCCTACCGCGCCAAGCAGGCCGAGTGGGACCAGCGTGCCGCCTCCATGCAGCAGACGCTGGAGGCCATCGCCAAGGCCCTCGACAGCGCCGCCCAGAACTACCAGGCGACCGAGTCGAAGAACGCCCAGATCTGGGGCGGCTGACGTGATCGCTTGATGGGGGCGAGTGCGCTGTCGCGCACTCGCCCCCATCGGCGGTTCACGGGGCGTATGGACTTTTCTGCTCAAAGCTGGTCCATGCGGCCCGTACAGGAACAAAACGGGAGGACGTAAGACAGTGGGATCAGGGGCATCGCGCACCGCGCGTCGAAGCGCCGCAGGCACCGCCGCCGTCGCGGTACTGGCCTGTGGGCTGCCCTTGGCGGGGGCCACACCGATTGCCGCCGCGGAGCGCGTGCGGACCACCTTGGCCGACGACGACGTGCGTTTCCAGGTCGACGACACCAGCTGCTCGTTCCCGTCCGACGTCATCAAGGGAACGCCCTGGTCGCTGCAGCGTGTCGTCCTGGACCAGCTGTGGCAGGACACCAAGGGCAAGAACGTCAAGGTCGCCGTCATCGACACCGGTGTCGACACCGTCAACGCGCAGCTCAAGGGCGGCGCAGTCGCCAACGGCAAGGACTTCCTGCACCCGGGCGGCAACGGCAGGACCGACAAGGTGGGCCACGGCACCAAGGTGGCGGGCATCATCGCGGCCCGGAAGCTCGACGGCACCGGATTCGTCGGCCTCGCTCCGGAAGCGACGATCATCCCGATCCGCCAGAACGACGACCAGGGCAGCGGCAATGTCGGCACGATGATCCGGGCGATCGAGTACGCGGCCAAAGCCGGCGCCAAGGTCATCAACATCTCGCAGGACACCGCTTCGAAGATGGACCCGACGGTCGACGCGGCTTTCCGGGCGGTCATCAAGTTCGCCCAGGAGAAGGACGCCCTGATCGTCGCGGCGGCCGGTAACGACGGTGCGGACGGCAAGATCAAGGAGACCTACCCGGCGGCGTACCCGGGCGTGCTTGCGGTCGCGGCTTCCGACCGCAACAACGCCCGTGCCCCCTTCTCTCAGTCGGGCCCGTTCGTGGGCGTCGCGGCACCGGGCATCGACATGGTCTCGACCGTCCCGGTGGGCGGCAACTGCGTCGACCAGGGCACGAGTTTCGCGGCCCCGTACGTCTCGGGTGTCGCGGCACTGATCCGCGCCAAGCACCCCGAGTGGAGCTACAAGCAGGTCATCACCCAGATCGAGCAGACGGCGGACCGGACCAAGGCGGGCCGCGACAACTTCGTGGGCTGGGGCGTCATCGACCCGGCCGCCGCGGTCAACGACGACACGACGGCGCCCTCGGCCGACGGCCCGAAGCCGGACTCGGCTGGCCCCGCGGGCGACTCGGCCAACGTCCAGGCCGCGACACTGGTCCTCGGTGAGTCCGAACAACAACGGACGGAACGCTACGCGCTGTACGTCCTGGCCGCCGGGTTCGCGTTGGTGCTGCTGCTGTTCGGGGGCGGGCGGGTTCTGAGCGACTGGCGACGTAAGCAGGGTGTGGGTAACAACGTGGAGTCAACGGGGAGCTGAGCATTATGGCTGAGCAGTACAGGGTCGATCTGAGTGAGATCGAAGGCACGATCACGAAGTTGAACGGTGTCCTGAAGGACATGTCGACGTCCAAGGCGAGCTGCCAGAACAAGACGTATCTGCCGAAGGGGGCGCTCGGAACGGGCTTCGGGGAAGCCGAGACGCTGTACACAGCGCATGATCAGATGAAGACGGTCCTTGAGGGTGTCGTCCAATACCTCGAGGACCTGCTGGACGACTTCGGGCAAAAGACGAAGAAGACGCATGACGCGTTCAGCGACGCTGAGGCGGAGAATTACTCCGCGTTCCGAGGGAAGTGACAGGTGTTCTGCTACATGGAGATGAGGGGGCAGTAGCCATGGGCGACAAGGGCATCGGCGACCTGCAATACGTGCCGGCAAACCAGTGCTTTGCGGCAAAGCCCACCACGAAATTTGGGCTTGAGTGTGACATGGACCAGATGAAGGCGATGGTCCAGGGCGCAGACGCGGGAACGGTCCGTTCGGTCGCACAGGGCTGGGCAGATCTCAGCAATGACCTCGTCGGCAGCGGCGGTATCAAGGAGGCTCTTGATACCGCTGTCCAGCACGTCCTGGGCCATTGGGAAGGTCAGAGCGCAGATCTTTTCAGGGAGCGGGCCAAGGAGATCAGTAAAACGCTCACCGACAGTGCCGGGTATGCGGACAACGTCGCGGCGTCCCTCCGTGGCGCGGCTGCGATCCTCTCGCGTGTCAAGGACACGGTC
This portion of the Streptomyces canus genome encodes:
- the eccB gene encoding type VII secretion protein EccB, translating into MATRRDELNAYSFARRRTVAAFLQPSPHGSEEAAPRPLKTVLPSLGVAALVLIGFGAWGMLSPTAPKGWDQQGKNILVGSESTTRYVLVKTKGENKLSLHPVLNLASAKLLLNGENPQVMKIKESVLDNSKYPMGATVGIPFAPDRLPSASDAEKAKVWALCEAPGSDGQPVRATYVLDQGDYDDLLHKGKKELNQREALYVEGPAASGDTSGPRYMVTRDGQAYLLGGVGWRLRGEESMQTLERAVFGAATPQKVSADFIKTLHVAGDLDFPDLGGDVGSVAHVEGLDPNYSKVGLILEADGSIGGKKQQYIVLKDKVQAVSDFTAQMWLHSTWVDGAYGSQKPAPVEVRFNDVQPSGGEWMSEKNWPEEPVTPANTHWEKGGNKVACSIWHGGKDDPRTGQDQMTVWTGQDYPKDVSQSGSSTYVSPGSGLLFKRLTGADAGGGSTFLVTDTGLRYSVPARNDSSVTGGEKADNNTQQQTNTAQVRLGYGKIKPVAVPAAWADLLAAGPELSSGNAEQAQGS
- a CDS encoding WXG100 family type VII secretion target yields the protein MAGQQFTMTEEEMVAFSGKISSVNSSIQGEISRLQTVIDTITGGWKGSAATAYNNLQSQVNQDANKINQILNDIKEAIDQSTKAYAASEEEQRASIQNIAASSPFG
- a CDS encoding WXG100 family type VII secretion target, coding for MSGQILVNFATISQAAQDVRSTAGKIRTQLDELESGVKRISASWEGTAQESYRAKQAEWDQRAASMQQTLEAIAKALDSAAQNYQATESKNAQIWGG
- the mycP gene encoding type VII secretion-associated serine protease mycosin: MGSGASRTARRSAAGTAAVAVLACGLPLAGATPIAAAERVRTTLADDDVRFQVDDTSCSFPSDVIKGTPWSLQRVVLDQLWQDTKGKNVKVAVIDTGVDTVNAQLKGGAVANGKDFLHPGGNGRTDKVGHGTKVAGIIAARKLDGTGFVGLAPEATIIPIRQNDDQGSGNVGTMIRAIEYAAKAGAKVINISQDTASKMDPTVDAAFRAVIKFAQEKDALIVAAAGNDGADGKIKETYPAAYPGVLAVAASDRNNARAPFSQSGPFVGVAAPGIDMVSTVPVGGNCVDQGTSFAAPYVSGVAALIRAKHPEWSYKQVITQIEQTADRTKAGRDNFVGWGVIDPAAAVNDDTTAPSADGPKPDSAGPAGDSANVQAATLVLGESEQQRTERYALYVLAAGFALVLLLFGGGRVLSDWRRKQGVGNNVESTGS